A genomic region of uncultured Paludibaculum sp. contains the following coding sequences:
- a CDS encoding SRPBCC family protein gives MKKILAILAALLVVVLLWATTRPDRFQVERSADMQAPPEKIIAFIEDFHQWGAWSPFEKLDPEMKRTFSGAEKGKGAVYEWVGNSEAGTGRMEIADIAPGSKVTIQLDFTKPFEAHNIAEFTLVPVNGTTRVTWSMRGPQPYVAKLIGLFMSMDSMVGKNFETGLVNLKSLAEK, from the coding sequence ATTCTGGCGGCATTACTGGTTGTGGTTCTCCTGTGGGCCACCACCCGGCCCGATCGATTCCAGGTGGAGCGGAGCGCGGACATGCAGGCTCCTCCCGAAAAGATCATCGCGTTCATTGAGGACTTTCACCAGTGGGGTGCCTGGTCGCCCTTTGAGAAGCTCGACCCGGAGATGAAGCGCACCTTCAGCGGCGCCGAGAAGGGCAAGGGCGCGGTCTACGAATGGGTGGGCAACAGCGAGGCCGGCACGGGTCGCATGGAGATCGCCGATATTGCGCCGGGCTCGAAGGTCACCATCCAGTTGGATTTCACCAAGCCATTCGAAGCGCACAATATCGCTGAATTCACGTTGGTGCCTGTGAATGGCACGACACGCGTAACCTGGAGCATGCGCGGACCGCAGCCCTACGTCGCCAAGCTGATCGGGTTGTTCATGAGCATGGACAGCATGGTGGGCAAGAACTTCGAAACGGGCCTCGTGAATCTGAAGAGCCTGGCCGAGAAGTAA